From Rahnella aceris, a single genomic window includes:
- a CDS encoding phage holin family protein: MSSWGGLVRFIMRCKSKPTVEDVYKCFTQIVVSCFTGFLLSIVFIERDMGFNMILMTSGIGGVLGGPLLILAGDRVKKLAGTFTLAQR, translated from the coding sequence ATGTCATCCTGGGGTGGCCTGGTGCGATTTATCATGCGCTGCAAAAGTAAGCCCACTGTGGAGGATGTTTATAAATGTTTTACGCAAATCGTTGTGTCGTGTTTCACAGGTTTCCTGCTAAGCATCGTTTTCATCGAAAGGGATATGGGTTTTAACATGATCCTGATGACCTCCGGTATAGGCGGTGTGTTAGGCGGGCCACTATTAATTCTGGCAGGGGACCGGGTGAAGAAATTGGCGGGAACTTTTACACTGGCCCAACGGTAA
- a CDS encoding LysR family transcriptional regulator, translating to MNESSTINFDYNLIKIMNEVIVSGNISKAAENLNLTPSAVSLSINKLRRHLGEELFYRTATGLKPTATALDIHDSFVNAITIIEDVLQSSRTEGPSGAILRVMCPDVLEDYYFNRMYKNESGKSVKVEFSNSTNIKSDEMVRSLLQANIDVVISHHALNHEKITSIKIDAMDEFVILCGASSLLSNQRELALMHYYALPHAVYNDGIYNDFTGLLGTTLTINAPYAGLVKVIYRSSSINGIISALERSDMLTVLPRVLADYFIRERHCKLKCFDLPKEISIKDSPVYMNYLSNSSKRRYVHLVMSQLKSAESI from the coding sequence ATGAACGAGTCAAGTACAATTAACTTTGATTACAATCTTATCAAGATAATGAATGAAGTGATTGTTTCTGGGAATATTTCAAAAGCAGCAGAAAATCTGAATCTTACACCTTCTGCAGTAAGCTTATCGATAAATAAGCTCAGACGACATCTGGGTGAAGAACTGTTTTACCGCACGGCCACGGGTCTGAAACCCACCGCCACTGCGCTGGATATCCATGATTCTTTTGTCAACGCCATTACGATTATTGAAGATGTTTTACAGTCCTCAAGAACCGAAGGGCCATCGGGTGCCATATTGCGGGTAATGTGTCCGGATGTTCTGGAGGACTATTATTTTAACCGGATGTATAAGAACGAAAGTGGAAAGTCAGTAAAGGTCGAATTTTCTAATTCAACGAATATTAAGAGTGATGAAATGGTAAGGAGTTTGTTACAGGCAAATATCGATGTTGTTATTTCGCATCATGCTCTGAATCATGAGAAAATCACCTCAATAAAAATTGATGCCATGGATGAGTTTGTTATCCTGTGCGGTGCCAGCAGTTTATTGTCCAACCAGAGAGAACTGGCGTTAATGCATTACTACGCATTACCTCACGCTGTCTATAACGACGGTATTTATAATGATTTTACCGGTCTTCTCGGCACGACGTTGACGATTAATGCACCTTACGCGGGTCTGGTTAAAGTCATTTACCGCTCTTCTTCCATCAACGGTATCATCAGCGCGCTCGAACGCAGTGATATGCTCACTGTGTTACCCAGGGTGCTGGCGGATTACTTTATCAGGGAGCGGCATTGCAAGTTAAAGTGCTTTGATCTACCTAAAGAAATTTCAATAAAGGACTCTCCGGTCTACATGAATTACCTTTCAAACAGCAGTAAGCGACGCTATGTTCATCTGGTGATGTCACAGCTGAAAAGCGCGGAATCAATATGA
- a CDS encoding glycoside hydrolase family 108 protein codes for MFTNPVINSVLKNEGGYVDHPNDTGGPTHWGITEKTARSYGYTGKMTDFTKEDAYLILEKNYWYQPGFDKVYAIAPGLALELCDTGTNMGPAVGIRWLQRWLNVFNHGEAYYGDIVVDGKIGPGTLKALTQFIEKRGTEGAGVLITSINCSQGQRYLELAEGRSANESFVYGWMKGRITL; via the coding sequence ATGTTTACTAACCCTGTGATTAATTCCGTACTGAAAAACGAAGGTGGCTATGTAGACCACCCGAATGATACCGGTGGCCCGACGCATTGGGGTATCACCGAAAAAACGGCCCGCAGTTATGGCTATACCGGAAAAATGACCGATTTCACGAAAGAAGATGCTTATCTGATCCTTGAAAAGAATTACTGGTATCAGCCGGGATTCGACAAAGTGTATGCCATTGCGCCAGGTCTGGCGCTGGAACTGTGCGACACCGGCACCAACATGGGACCGGCAGTGGGTATCCGATGGTTGCAGCGCTGGCTGAATGTATTTAATCACGGTGAAGCATATTATGGTGATATCGTCGTGGACGGCAAAATCGGCCCCGGTACGCTAAAGGCGTTAACACAGTTCATTGAGAAGCGTGGCACCGAGGGAGCGGGCGTGTTAATCACTTCTATTAATTGCAGTCAGGGGCAACGTTACCTGGAGTTGGCAGAAGGGCGTAGTGCGAATGAGTCGTTTGTTTACGGCTGGATGAAGGGGCGGATAACGCTTTAA
- a CDS encoding winged helix-turn-helix domain-containing protein, translating to MMAVYLINGEYVFNEKTKEFKKLHSDVNIKLTSMRSRCLSYIIEHAKDEVIEKEAISVALWGSRSKFTSDASLTQTLYLIRRDLKFAGLDEFFITVPKSGIRVSTSATVEVMEEKVSPVKNLRPWILMFGFLVSVLLIGTALFLTFQL from the coding sequence ATGATGGCTGTATATCTTATAAATGGCGAATATGTCTTTAATGAAAAAACCAAGGAGTTTAAAAAACTTCACAGTGATGTGAATATTAAACTGACTTCAATGAGATCACGTTGCCTGAGTTATATTATTGAACATGCAAAAGATGAAGTGATCGAAAAAGAGGCCATCTCTGTCGCGTTATGGGGAAGCCGCAGTAAATTCACCAGCGATGCCAGTTTGACCCAGACCCTTTATTTAATCCGCCGCGATCTTAAATTTGCCGGGCTGGATGAATTCTTCATTACTGTGCCGAAATCAGGCATTCGTGTCAGTACCTCGGCCACTGTGGAAGTCATGGAAGAGAAGGTATCACCGGTTAAGAACCTCAGACCGTGGATACTGATGTTTGGTTTTTTGGTGTCGGTACTGTTAATCGGTACCGCGTTGTTTCTGACGTTTCAACTTTAA
- a CDS encoding glycosyl hydrolase family 18 protein encodes MSTSKIIKTDELTQSSYTLDGFNPATETENYSYTSARVTKPVYNKYNTANKPKVFGYYTDWSQYDGRLQNSQAGKEARGRGFDLANIPPTAYDKIILGFVGIVGDQGEKANTVANAAQQLGKTTHQATFLDPWGDFGSSVNNNLDNPGWVELSPATATQANVKGLVGGLRDLQKRAKAVGHDLVLSMSIGGWTLSNGFHNMAKTAESRTIFAKSIASLFTRFPMFSEVDIDWEYPGNTGNNNPYDDNDGANYALLIAEITKQMAAIKRSDVKISIASSAVVTILEKSNVPALLEAGLYGVNLMTYDFFGTPWAEKLSHHTNLHALVEGGWGIDTIINYLLSKGFPADRMNVGYAAYSRNAQNAVLESYSPLEGTYTPVEGKTTVGTFESGTTEWYDMVNNYLDLENQSGRNGFQVYTDQVADADYLYNKDTGIFMSIDTPRTVREKGRYVVEKGLGALFTWTIDQDNGLLVNAAREGLGCTIQNQVIDMAPFYFEGVNIDGQVPEDEVPSETNTAPTGDIALQVFSGAKVRLSAAGSADKDNDKLTYKWTAPAAIALSSYDAVSADFTAPELVSKSDFNFTLVVTDEHGEKSVSKSIVVTVLGNAAVEPEPTPEPTPEPTPEPTPVPTPVPTPEPTPTPSPAGKYATWDASKVYNTGDKVSLNGKDYQANYWTQGNQPGKAEFTGEWSQWKQI; translated from the coding sequence ATGTCTACCAGCAAAATCATTAAGACCGACGAGTTAACCCAGTCCTCTTATACTCTGGACGGTTTTAATCCAGCCACAGAAACTGAAAATTACAGCTATACGTCGGCACGTGTGACGAAACCGGTTTATAACAAATACAATACGGCGAATAAGCCAAAAGTATTTGGCTATTACACCGACTGGTCACAATATGATGGCCGTCTGCAGAATTCGCAGGCAGGCAAAGAAGCCCGCGGCCGTGGTTTTGACCTCGCAAACATTCCACCGACTGCTTACGACAAAATCATCCTTGGTTTCGTTGGGATTGTTGGCGACCAGGGTGAAAAAGCCAATACCGTGGCCAATGCCGCACAACAACTGGGTAAAACCACCCATCAGGCGACGTTCCTGGATCCGTGGGGTGACTTTGGCTCCTCCGTCAATAACAACCTGGACAATCCGGGCTGGGTGGAACTTTCTCCGGCCACCGCGACGCAAGCCAATGTAAAAGGTCTGGTCGGTGGCTTACGTGACCTGCAAAAACGCGCCAAAGCAGTGGGTCATGATCTGGTGCTTTCGATGAGTATTGGTGGCTGGACGTTAAGTAACGGCTTCCACAATATGGCAAAAACCGCAGAAAGTCGTACCATCTTCGCGAAAAGTATTGCCAGTCTGTTCACCCGTTTCCCGATGTTCAGCGAAGTGGATATCGACTGGGAATACCCGGGCAACACCGGGAATAACAACCCGTATGATGATAATGATGGCGCGAACTATGCGCTGCTGATTGCTGAAATCACCAAACAGATGGCCGCCATCAAACGTTCTGATGTAAAAATCAGTATTGCCAGCTCCGCCGTGGTCACTATTTTGGAAAAATCCAACGTTCCGGCCCTGCTTGAAGCCGGTCTGTACGGCGTTAACCTGATGACCTATGACTTTTTCGGTACGCCGTGGGCAGAAAAATTGTCGCATCACACCAATTTACATGCATTGGTTGAAGGCGGCTGGGGCATTGACACCATCATTAACTATCTGCTGTCGAAAGGGTTCCCGGCTGACCGCATGAATGTCGGCTATGCGGCCTATTCCCGTAACGCGCAAAATGCGGTACTGGAAAGCTATTCTCCTTTAGAAGGTACCTATACTCCTGTTGAAGGTAAAACCACCGTCGGTACATTCGAAAGCGGTACCACCGAATGGTACGACATGGTGAATAACTACCTGGATCTGGAAAATCAGTCAGGACGCAATGGCTTCCAGGTGTATACCGATCAGGTCGCTGATGCTGATTATCTTTATAACAAAGACACCGGCATTTTCATGTCCATTGATACCCCACGTACCGTGCGTGAAAAAGGCCGTTATGTGGTTGAAAAAGGACTGGGCGCACTGTTCACCTGGACTATCGATCAGGACAACGGTCTGCTGGTCAATGCGGCACGCGAAGGTCTGGGTTGTACTATCCAGAATCAGGTTATCGATATGGCGCCTTTCTACTTTGAAGGTGTCAATATCGACGGTCAGGTTCCGGAAGATGAAGTCCCTTCAGAAACCAATACTGCGCCTACCGGTGATATTGCCCTGCAGGTGTTCAGCGGTGCCAAAGTGCGTCTGAGCGCGGCAGGTTCTGCCGATAAAGACAACGATAAACTCACCTACAAATGGACTGCACCAGCCGCCATCGCACTGTCCTCGTACGATGCGGTCTCCGCAGACTTCACCGCACCAGAGCTGGTCAGTAAATCTGACTTCAACTTCACACTGGTAGTCACCGATGAACACGGTGAAAAATCGGTATCGAAAAGCATCGTGGTAACAGTGCTGGGTAACGCAGCCGTTGAGCCAGAGCCAACACCGGAACCGACACCGGAGCCGACCCCTGAGCCAACGCCTGTGCCAACGCCTGTGCCAACGCCAGAACCTACACCAACGCCTTCTCCGGCAGGCAAATATGCCACCTGGGATGCCAGCAAAGTGTACAACACCGGCGACAAAGTCAGCCTGAACGGTAAAGACTACCAGGCCAACTACTGGACGCAGGGCAATCAGCCGGGCAAAGCCGAATTTACCGGCGAATGGTCACAGTGGAAGCAAATCTGA
- a CDS encoding LysR substrate-binding domain-containing protein, translated as MENLNGLLAFVRAAQSQSFAAAAERMGISASAVGKSVARLEEKLSVRLFNRSTRRISLTDEGQLFFERCQHIVSQLEEAEQELVRISAVPRGKLRITAPAIGYRILLPHLPEFRQRYPDVELDLDFSDRMVDVIDEGFDIAIRSGELNSSQMMSRRLGPFRFAIVGAPHYFARHPAPLTPDDLYQHACLRYRFPGNGQWQEWEMTSVTPPELPLALSSNNLESILQATIQGLGLAYVPEFIVRPYLESGELISVLPAYLKEGGKFSVVWPSSRHMLPKVRVFIDFLTEKQVLGDITTA; from the coding sequence ATGGAAAATCTCAACGGCCTGCTGGCCTTTGTTCGCGCTGCCCAAAGTCAGAGTTTTGCCGCAGCAGCGGAGCGCATGGGCATTTCGGCCTCGGCGGTGGGGAAAAGCGTGGCGCGCCTTGAGGAAAAACTCAGTGTGCGACTCTTCAACCGCAGTACGCGGCGTATCAGCCTGACCGATGAGGGCCAGCTATTTTTTGAACGCTGCCAGCATATTGTTTCGCAACTGGAAGAGGCAGAACAGGAACTGGTACGGATCTCCGCTGTGCCGCGCGGCAAATTACGCATCACCGCGCCGGCTATCGGCTATCGCATACTGCTGCCGCATTTGCCGGAATTCCGTCAGCGTTATCCCGATGTTGAGCTGGATCTGGATTTCAGTGATCGCATGGTGGATGTCATTGATGAAGGATTTGATATCGCCATCCGCAGCGGCGAACTGAACAGTTCGCAGATGATGTCGCGCCGCCTCGGGCCGTTTCGTTTTGCGATTGTCGGCGCGCCACATTATTTCGCCAGGCATCCTGCGCCGCTTACGCCTGACGACCTTTATCAGCACGCTTGTCTGCGCTACCGCTTTCCGGGCAACGGACAATGGCAGGAATGGGAGATGACCAGCGTGACGCCGCCGGAACTGCCGCTGGCACTGAGCAGTAATAATCTGGAGTCGATTTTACAGGCGACGATACAGGGACTGGGGCTGGCGTATGTGCCGGAATTCATCGTGCGGCCATATCTTGAATCCGGTGAGCTTATTTCGGTACTGCCTGCGTATTTAAAAGAAGGCGGGAAGTTTTCGGTGGTCTGGCCGAGCAGCCGCCATATGCTGCCAAAAGTGCGGGTGTTTATTGATTTTCTGACCGAAAAACAGGTCCTGGGAGATATCACAACCGCATAA
- a CDS encoding MFS transporter gives MTSSSSGSLQVLFTVCLAAVILPLNFVSGAVATPAIARELGGSAQALSWITNSFMLTFGCFLMAAGALADELGRKKVFVSGVSLFALLSLLQAFSSSLLWIDLLRAAQGIAAAGALAGGAAALAQEFDGAARTRAFSLMGSSFGIGLAFGPFLAGVLIANFGWRSVFFSATVIAVLSLITGAGKMRETRNPQASGIDWPGTLSFTAMLALLTWALMEIPQSGLHSTRVLSLLGGAALLLAVFVVVELRVKNPMLDLSLFRYIRFIGVQALPLATGFCFVVLLVVLPMLFIGVSGLSEERAGLMMMALSVPMLIVPLLAAWLTRWISAGVLCTSGLVIAAAGLGWLSQAVLAQDVTGMIAPMVVVGIGTGLPWGLMDGLSVSVVPKERAGMATGIFSTTRVAGEGISLAIVGAILSMLTHNALAARFTGDAISPEAISQAAQRLATGNLTVAQQLITQASTAQLQQLYAVSLHPLLLCLMAITLFSALLVLLALRGKHQ, from the coding sequence ATGACCTCATCTTCATCAGGCAGCCTGCAGGTGCTATTTACCGTGTGTCTGGCGGCGGTAATTTTGCCGCTCAATTTTGTCAGCGGTGCGGTGGCAACACCCGCCATTGCCCGTGAACTCGGCGGCAGCGCGCAGGCACTGAGCTGGATCACCAATTCGTTCATGCTCACATTCGGCTGTTTTCTGATGGCGGCCGGGGCGCTGGCCGATGAACTGGGGCGCAAAAAAGTGTTCGTCAGCGGCGTTTCTCTGTTTGCGCTGTTGTCGTTACTCCAGGCTTTCAGCAGCAGTTTGCTGTGGATTGATTTACTGCGCGCCGCGCAGGGTATTGCTGCTGCCGGTGCGCTGGCCGGTGGTGCGGCTGCTTTGGCGCAGGAATTCGATGGCGCAGCGCGTACCCGGGCTTTCAGCCTGATGGGCAGCAGTTTTGGCATCGGACTGGCCTTCGGCCCCTTTCTCGCAGGCGTGCTTATCGCAAACTTCGGCTGGCGTTCGGTGTTTTTCTCCGCGACGGTGATTGCCGTTCTTTCCCTGATAACGGGCGCCGGAAAAATGCGTGAAACGCGGAATCCGCAGGCATCCGGCATCGACTGGCCGGGGACGCTGTCCTTTACCGCCATGCTGGCATTGCTGACCTGGGCGCTGATGGAAATTCCACAGTCTGGTCTGCACAGTACACGGGTACTTTCCCTGCTGGGAGGCGCGGCGCTGTTGCTGGCGGTATTTGTGGTTGTTGAGCTGCGGGTGAAAAACCCGATGCTGGATTTATCCCTGTTCCGTTATATCCGTTTTATCGGTGTGCAGGCACTTCCGCTGGCGACGGGTTTCTGTTTCGTGGTGCTGCTGGTGGTGTTGCCGATGCTGTTTATCGGGGTCTCCGGACTGAGCGAAGAACGCGCCGGGCTGATGATGATGGCACTTTCTGTCCCGATGCTGATTGTGCCACTGCTGGCCGCGTGGCTGACGCGCTGGATTTCGGCAGGCGTGTTGTGCACATCAGGTTTGGTGATTGCCGCCGCCGGTTTGGGCTGGCTCAGTCAGGCGGTGCTGGCGCAGGATGTCACAGGCATGATTGCGCCGATGGTGGTTGTCGGCATCGGTACCGGTTTGCCATGGGGGCTGATGGATGGACTGTCGGTGAGCGTCGTGCCGAAAGAACGGGCGGGCATGGCAACCGGCATTTTCAGCACCACACGCGTGGCCGGAGAAGGCATCTCGCTGGCGATTGTCGGCGCTATTCTGTCGATGTTAACGCACAACGCACTGGCGGCCCGCTTTACCGGCGATGCGATCAGTCCGGAGGCCATCAGCCAGGCGGCGCAACGGCTGGCGACCGGTAATCTTACCGTGGCACAGCAGCTTATTACACAAGCCAGTACGGCACAGCTTCAGCAGCTTTATGCCGTCTCATTGCATCCCTTACTGTTGTGTCTGATGGCGATTACGCTGTTCTCTGCGCTGCTGGTGTTGCTGGCGCTGCGCGGTAAACATCAGTAG
- a CDS encoding Csu type fimbrial protein, which produces MGEKKSLLLAVLSAATLTLVAGAQAAGTLTGQVGVQLTISTGCTVGNGTSTGGTNQWGTLNFGNYADLTSVINGTVFGADGTGAVTIACSTGLTPTLSLNGGLAATGGLRSMTSSGNSIPYRLYSDTARTTEIAINTPITLTTGTTAQNIPIYGRVLPADQTSTTPAAGTYNDTVVATLSW; this is translated from the coding sequence ATGGGCGAAAAAAAATCATTATTACTGGCCGTGCTTTCTGCGGCGACGCTGACTTTAGTCGCAGGTGCACAGGCCGCCGGTACCTTAACAGGCCAGGTAGGCGTTCAGCTCACCATCAGCACAGGTTGTACTGTCGGTAACGGCACATCAACGGGGGGAACCAACCAGTGGGGTACGCTGAATTTTGGTAACTACGCGGATCTGACCAGCGTTATTAACGGGACCGTATTCGGCGCTGACGGCACCGGTGCCGTCACCATCGCCTGTAGCACAGGACTGACCCCGACGCTGTCACTGAACGGCGGACTGGCGGCAACCGGCGGGCTGCGTTCCATGACATCCAGCGGCAACAGTATTCCTTACCGCCTCTATTCCGATACCGCACGTACCACCGAAATCGCGATTAATACGCCAATTACGCTCACAACAGGGACCACGGCGCAAAATATCCCGATTTACGGTCGTGTGCTGCCTGCTGACCAGACCAGCACCACGCCGGCTGCAGGAACCTATAACGATACCGTTGTTGCCACTCTTTCCTGGTAA
- a CDS encoding Csu type fimbrial protein encodes MDIKVLRLLPATLLVSVQLHIPLSQAATIGISATLLPACEAGTTTSGSTRFGTLNFGNYASLSSAVNATSTQLAGSIRVKCVSGLTYKIVMDGGSSGVVTARRMVNTTNSAETLQYNLYTSAARTTVWDNTTGVSGTGNGADQWSTVYGRVPAQTTPAAGVYQDTVNVTVSW; translated from the coding sequence ATGGACATCAAGGTACTGCGGCTACTGCCTGCCACCCTGCTGGTGTCGGTGCAGTTGCACATTCCGCTGAGTCAGGCGGCAACAATAGGCATCAGTGCCACGTTGCTGCCCGCCTGTGAAGCGGGAACCACGACGTCCGGCAGCACCCGTTTCGGTACGCTGAATTTTGGCAATTATGCGTCGCTCAGCAGCGCGGTGAATGCTACCAGCACACAACTGGCGGGTTCGATCCGCGTAAAATGTGTGAGCGGGCTGACCTACAAAATTGTCATGGATGGCGGCAGCAGCGGTGTGGTTACCGCCCGCAGAATGGTCAATACCACCAACAGCGCCGAGACGCTGCAGTACAACCTTTACACCTCGGCGGCACGCACCACCGTGTGGGACAACACCACCGGCGTCAGCGGCACCGGTAACGGCGCGGATCAGTGGAGCACGGTCTATGGCCGCGTTCCGGCACAGACCACCCCTGCCGCCGGTGTTTATCAGGATACGGTGAATGTCACCGTATCCTGGTAG
- a CDS encoding Csu type fimbrial protein codes for MPARLRFPPVLLPMMLLLLILCSSARAATATTTFTVSATLTNGCVFGSSLASPISSLGTLNFGSLSDITSNVDIVSSTGAGSVVVTCTPGTSVSIAMDYGTHGGTATRRYMQNTTNTDLLGYQLFRDAARSLVWGNGALVMSIPSFPDTSQTYPVYARLYAVTPLPSAGTYTDTVTVTLTY; via the coding sequence ATGCCTGCCAGACTGCGTTTTCCGCCCGTGTTATTACCGATGATGTTATTGCTGCTGATATTGTGCAGTTCAGCGCGTGCCGCCACGGCAACCACGACGTTTACCGTTTCGGCGACCCTCACCAATGGCTGCGTATTTGGCAGCTCGCTTGCCAGCCCGATCTCCAGTCTCGGCACCCTCAACTTCGGCTCCCTGTCGGACATCACCAGCAACGTCGATATTGTCAGCAGCACGGGCGCAGGTTCCGTGGTCGTCACCTGCACGCCGGGTACCTCCGTCAGTATTGCCATGGATTACGGCACTCACGGTGGCACCGCCACACGCCGCTATATGCAAAACACCACCAATACCGATCTGCTGGGCTACCAGCTTTTCCGCGATGCCGCCCGCAGTCTGGTCTGGGGCAATGGCGCGCTGGTGATGTCCATCCCCAGTTTTCCGGATACCTCGCAAACCTACCCGGTTTATGCACGTTTATACGCTGTGACCCCTCTGCCTTCCGCCGGGACGTATACCGACACCGTCACTGTCACGTTAACTTATTGA
- a CDS encoding fimbrial biogenesis chaperone → MKTLFLRLFTTAALLGAFLSCVNAQAASSVLVWPVYQIIESDQNGSALWLENRGAEPVSLQVRVLAWKQENFNEKYADQTNVVASPPFATVPPGQRQLIRLIRNTPVPANTEQAYRIIIDEIPSPLNDSAQGKDKAVVGLQLQMRYLLPLFMDGGNLWTNDRADIKRDPSTATRPILNWRTVSEGGKTYLQVGNTGLVHARLSNVFWSATGNQKQGVKTMVGGFMGYVLPGQQMRWPVPAGVTPGAQLNAQIADNTQPIVIPRGQ, encoded by the coding sequence ATGAAGACACTGTTTCTACGCCTTTTCACTACCGCCGCATTGCTCGGTGCCTTTCTGTCTTGCGTGAACGCACAGGCTGCCAGTTCGGTGCTGGTCTGGCCGGTCTATCAGATTATTGAATCTGATCAGAACGGATCTGCCCTGTGGCTGGAAAACCGTGGCGCAGAACCGGTGTCCTTGCAGGTGCGCGTACTGGCCTGGAAGCAGGAGAATTTTAACGAGAAGTATGCCGATCAGACCAACGTGGTCGCCAGCCCGCCATTTGCTACCGTGCCACCGGGGCAGCGTCAGTTGATCAGGCTTATCCGCAACACGCCGGTGCCGGCCAATACCGAGCAGGCGTATCGCATCATTATTGATGAAATCCCTTCTCCGCTGAACGACTCCGCGCAGGGGAAGGACAAAGCGGTCGTCGGTCTGCAATTGCAGATGCGTTATTTACTGCCGCTGTTTATGGATGGCGGCAATTTGTGGACCAACGATCGCGCGGATATCAAACGCGACCCTTCCACGGCGACGCGTCCGATCCTCAACTGGCGTACGGTGTCCGAGGGCGGGAAAACCTATTTGCAGGTGGGTAATACCGGCCTCGTCCATGCACGCCTGAGTAACGTTTTCTGGTCGGCGACGGGTAACCAGAAACAAGGCGTAAAAACCATGGTGGGCGGCTTTATGGGTTATGTATTGCCGGGACAACAAATGCGCTGGCCAGTGCCCGCAGGTGTGACGCCAGGGGCGCAACTCAATGCGCAGATTGCCGATAACACCCAACCGATTGTCATTCCACGCGGCCAGTAA